The window GACGGGCTACTGGGCATCCTGGGCCTGCTGTTCGTCCCGGCCACGGTGGGCTTTATCGGCTACCTGTCCGCCGGGGCCGAGTGGGGGCTGTGGCTGCTGGTGATGACGGCGGGCCTGCTGCTGGGCGGCGGCGTAGCCGGGGTGCTGGCCTCGCGGCTGGCGCGGCCTGAGCCGCCGCCCACTGAGGCTTAGCGTGGCCTGGATCGCCCTGACCCTGATCGCCTTCGCGCTGGGTGTGGTGTTGCAGGCGCGGGTGCGCTCGCCGCTGGCGAACCCCACGCTGGTCGCCACCCTGATCGTTGCGGCGGTGCTGTTGGTGGGCGGCATTCCGCATGCGGACTATTTGAAGGAAGTCCAGCCGCTGACCGCGCTGCTGGCCCCGGCCATCGTGGCGCTGGCGGTGCCGATGTATCGCCTGCGGGCGCTGCTGGCGCGGCAGTGGCGCTCGCTGGTGATCGGCGGCCTGAGCGGCACGCTGGTAGGGGTGGGGGCCGACGTGCTGTTCTCGCGCGTGCTGGGGCTGGGGGACGAGGCCCGGCGCTCGCTGCTGACCGCCCCTGCCACCAGCCCGGTGGCCTTGCAACTGGCGCAGTTCACGGGCGCGCCGCCCGCGCTGGCCGCCACGTTGGCGGTGCTCTCGGGGCTGGTGGGGGCGCTGATCCTGCCCGGCTTTCTGACCCTGATCGGCGTGCGGCACCCGCTGGCGCGGGGGCTGGCCATTGGCGCGGTGTCGCACGGCGTCGGCACCGCCCGCGCCCGCGAGGAAGGGGAGGCCACCGGGGCGGCCAGTTCGATTGGCATGGGACTGGCCGCCTTGCTGGTGACGCTGGTGGTGGCGGGCGTGGGCCGGGGCTAGGGGCTGAAGACTGGACGGCGAAGAGGGCCTCAAAATCGTCGAGGAGGGTGGGCGCATCCTCTCCAGCCGCCCACCTGCAACCGCTGGCCCAGACGCACCGCTGCCGATTCCTGCCCGATCTGGGCTGACCAGAACGCATCATCCGGCTGGGGGGAAAGGGAGACAGCCTGAACAGGGCCGCCGTGGTTCTCTGCGTCGAGAATCTGATCGCAGCTCACTCCCAGCCGCCCGATTGTCACGCCCCACGCCCTGCTTCTTGATGCCCCTCCAGCCAGACATGTTTCCCACAGCGCGCAGTTCGCCGATGCATACGCTCAGCAGCTTCAGGTCAGAGAATCGGGCAGACCGCCATACTATTGACAAACGAGAAGCACCCGGACGAGCGTTGTCCGGATGCTTCTTTCGCCCAGCGACTAGCGGACGGGATCGCCCTGGCGCGGGCGCACCGGATCGGCCAGGACAGTATCCGGGTGTTCCATCACGCCGAAGCGCGGCAGAATCCAGCGATCCAGGCCCCACCAGCCGGCCACGCGCCAGCCCAACACCAGCCACGTCGCCAGAATGAACAGCAGCGGGTTGCTGCTGACCGTGCCCGCCAGCAGGAAGTTGGCGTTCAGGAAGCCGCCGAAGAAGGCCGCGATGCCCGTGAACAACCCCAGAATCAGCGCGATGCCCACCAGCAGTTCGCCGTAGGCCACCATGTACGAGAATACAGTCGCATTGGGCAGGGCCACGTTCTCCACGAACCACGCGTACCAGCCGGCCACGTCGGGGTGGTCGCCGCCCGACTTGGCGACTGCGCCGTTCAGAAAGCCGCTGACGGCCACGCCAGCCTTCTCGCCCACCCAGACCCCGGCGGGGTTGGTGATCTTGCCCCAGCCCGCGCTGAGCCATTCGTAGCCCACGTACAGACGCAGGATCAACCACAGCGGAGCCAGACGAGGATCGGCGAACAGCACGCGCGAGATGGCGGGTTCTCTGAGGGTGGCGGGTGTGGCGGTGGGGGGAAGGGTGGTCATGGTGGGCCTCCTGAGCAGGGCGGAAGGGGAAGGCCTCGCTCCTGCTGCGTCCGTAGCCTGTGCCCGGCGCATTACAGCGGCATTACCTGAAGAGAGGCAGGTTGACTCCCCACGCCCCAGCCCCGATGCTGGGAAGTCTTATGGCCCGCACCGTCAACCCCATTCAGGACCGCGCCCGCCGCTCGGCGCTGGAACAGGCCGCGTACCTGGCGCTGTACGAGCGCGGCTACGCGGGGGTGACGCTGGCCAACATCGCCGAGCACGCCGGGGTCAGCCGGGGCACGCTGGTGTACCACTTCGGCAGCCGGGCCGGGCTGCTCGCGGCGGTGATGCGGCGGTTCACGCGCACCATCACAGTGGCGACGCGCCGCGCGCTGCGGCTGGCCGAGACTCCCGACGCCAAACTGCGTGCCTTCGTCGAGAACCAGTTCTACGGCGTCCAGAACACCCGGCGCTTCTACACGGTGTCGCTGGATTTCCTGGCGGCGGCCACCCGCGATCCCGAACTGATGGCCGTGCAGCGTGACTTTCTCAAACAGACGCTGGAACTGGATCTGGAACTCGCGCGGCTGGCCGGAGAGGACGGCGCGCCGACGCGGGCGCGGCAACTGCGGGCGCTGGTGGAGGGCCTCAGCGTGCGCTTTCTGGCCGACGCGCATCCCGATCTGGCCGCCTACCGCGCCGACTGCCTGGGCGGCCTGCGGGCCATTCTGGGCTGGGATTATACGGACTCCGATTGAATCCTTTGCAAAACGATGAAATCCGAGCGAGAGGAATAGCGTCCTCATGGGCGTCTGTTCATGACGATAGCGAGCAGGAGAAAGACTAGTTCCGGGCGTGGAGTTTGCAAATCGGCGCTGTCCCGATTTGTAAACGAAACAGACGGAATCCGTCTTAGGCCGTCCGGGCGGTGGCCGCACCTGCGCGGCGCGAGGGGGCCAGATTCAGCGTTCCTAACGCCGCCGCAAGTTGCCGTGCCCCTTCCAGCAGGCGGGGGCCTGGGCGGCCCAATCCACTTTCGGGCACCGCGATCACCGGCACGCCCAGGCCGCGCGCCTCGATCACCTCGGGGCGCAATTTCTTCGCGCCACACCACGAGCACACGATCAGATCAGGTTGGGCCTCGCGCACCTCGTCCAGCGTCAGGGGGGAGCTGCGGCCGGGCCGCGTTTCCAGGGCGTTGACTGCGCCCAGTCCGGCCAGCAGTTCCGTGACCCACGACTCGCGCGTGGCGGCGATGATCGGGCGGGGCCACCACTCCACCAGCACGCGCGGGGGGCGGGGGTACGTGGCGCGCAGGCGGGTCAGGTCAGCTTCCAGCTGCGCGGCCACCGCCTCGCCCTTCTGCTCCAGGCCCAGGGTCTGGCCGATCAGCCGAATGTCGGCCAGCGTGTCGGCCACCGTGACCGGATCAAGGATCAGGGTGGGCAGGCCCCGCTCGTGCAGCCCGTCCACAACACGCTCCATACCCGGCACGCTCAGGCTCGCCAGCACCAGATCGGGCCGGGCGTGCGCCACGGCGTCCAGATCGATGTCGAGGTCGGGCCCCACCCGCACGGCGGCCTCCAGGCCCGGCGCGTCACTGTGCGAGTCGGCGGCCACCACCCAGTCCGCGACGCCCAGCGCCGCCAGAATGTCCGAATTGCTGGACACCAGCGAGGCCAGCCGGAGGGGGAAAACGGTGCGGGAATCCATGCTGGACAGTGTAGCGGCGTGGGCGCTCCCCAAGCGCTCAGGATGGTGGATTGCACAAGGTTCGCCGCGTGCAGCGCGGTCAAAAGGCCCCTGACCGTGTGGTAACCTCTGGGTCATGAAGAACACGTTCGCCGTCACCATCACGCTGCTGCTGGCCCTGACGCTGGCCGGCTCGTTTGCCGGGTACAAGATCGCCACCACCGAGCACGAGGAGCCCACCAAGGAGACCGCGCAGGTGCTGCCCGAGTCCGCACCCAGCGCCAACGTGGCGGCCACCGGCGCGGCGGGCGCACCCGGCGCGCAGGGCGACGTGAAGCCGGATCAGGCCGGCGGCACCACCAGCGGCCCCGAGGGCGCGGTGGCCCGGCCCGGCGGCGAGATGAGCGGCGGCGGCGCGCCGGAAGGGGACGCGGGGCAGGCCACCGCCGGAACCCCCACCGATCCCGACACGGCCAGCAACGAGCAGGCGGCCACCGGCAACCCGCCTGCGGCGACGGCGGTGGCCGCCGAGACCCAGGGCGACGCCTCGGCAGGCCAGGAACTGTACGCGGGCAACTGCGCGGGCTGCCACGGCGCGGACGGTGGCGGCGGCGTCGGCCCCAGCCTGAAGCTGGCCGACGGCCCCAAGTCGTGGACGGAACAGCAGTTCCACACCGTGCTGCGCGAGGGCAAGCTGCCCGACGGCAAGGAGCTGAACAGCATCATGCCGCGCTTCGCCGACAGCCAGCTCACCGACGCGGACATCGCCAACATCTTCGCCTACGTCAAGACGTTCTGAGCCGCCAACGCCCTTTCTCTGGCCTGCCCGCGCGGCAGGCTTTTTTTGGGCCGGGCCAGCAGATTGAGCCTCACTCAAGACCGGGCGTCACCCGGCGGGAACCCTCTCACGCCAGGAAGCGTAGTTTACGGATATGGCTCCCCTCAACATTCCCTTTCTGAACAAGGATTCCAAGCTGCCCGGCGGCATGACCCACCCCACCTGGATCGTGCTGGACGTGACCGGCCCGTATCCCGAGCGCAACCCCAGCAACCCGATTGCCGCCCTGCTGAGCCGCACCGAGACGCTGGAGGCGCTGG is drawn from Deinococcus radiopugnans ATCC 19172 and contains these coding sequences:
- a CDS encoding TetR/AcrR family transcriptional regulator; protein product: MARTVNPIQDRARRSALEQAAYLALYERGYAGVTLANIAEHAGVSRGTLVYHFGSRAGLLAAVMRRFTRTITVATRRALRLAETPDAKLRAFVENQFYGVQNTRRFYTVSLDFLAAATRDPELMAVQRDFLKQTLELDLELARLAGEDGAPTRARQLRALVEGLSVRFLADAHPDLAAYRADCLGGLRAILGWDYTDSD
- a CDS encoding c-type cytochrome; protein product: MKNTFAVTITLLLALTLAGSFAGYKIATTEHEEPTKETAQVLPESAPSANVAATGAAGAPGAQGDVKPDQAGGTTSGPEGAVARPGGEMSGGGAPEGDAGQATAGTPTDPDTASNEQAATGNPPAATAVAAETQGDASAGQELYAGNCAGCHGADGGGGVGPSLKLADGPKSWTEQQFHTVLREGKLPDGKELNSIMPRFADSQLTDADIANIFAYVKTF
- a CDS encoding LrgB family protein, translating into MAWIALTLIAFALGVVLQARVRSPLANPTLVATLIVAAVLLVGGIPHADYLKEVQPLTALLAPAIVALAVPMYRLRALLARQWRSLVIGGLSGTLVGVGADVLFSRVLGLGDEARRSLLTAPATSPVALQLAQFTGAPPALAATLAVLSGLVGALILPGFLTLIGVRHPLARGLAIGAVSHGVGTARAREEGEATGAASSIGMGLAALLVTLVVAGVGRG
- a CDS encoding helical backbone metal receptor, whose protein sequence is MDSRTVFPLRLASLVSSNSDILAALGVADWVVAADSHSDAPGLEAAVRVGPDLDIDLDAVAHARPDLVLASLSVPGMERVVDGLHERGLPTLILDPVTVADTLADIRLIGQTLGLEQKGEAVAAQLEADLTRLRATYPRPPRVLVEWWPRPIIAATRESWVTELLAGLGAVNALETRPGRSSPLTLDEVREAQPDLIVCSWCGAKKLRPEVIEARGLGVPVIAVPESGLGRPGPRLLEGARQLAAALGTLNLAPSRRAGAATARTA
- a CDS encoding DoxX family protein, translated to MTTLPPTATPATLREPAISRVLFADPRLAPLWLILRLYVGYEWLSAGWGKITNPAGVWVGEKAGVAVSGFLNGAVAKSGGDHPDVAGWYAWFVENVALPNATVFSYMVAYGELLVGIALILGLFTGIAAFFGGFLNANFLLAGTVSSNPLLFILATWLVLGWRVAGWWGLDRWILPRFGVMEHPDTVLADPVRPRQGDPVR